Within Vicia villosa cultivar HV-30 ecotype Madison, WI linkage group LG1, Vvil1.0, whole genome shotgun sequence, the genomic segment tttccaagcaaatcaaatcaattaaacATCACATACCACGTCCAAATTCATGCAAGGTAATATTGGTAATATTGGATTGAGCTTGAGCAAGTTTAGAAAGATTTCATGGAGATTTTCAAATCAAACACTAATCATGGAAATTACAAAgattttcttcaaatttcttaACCTAATCTATTGCAATATAAGTACCTAAGATAATCATACGGAAAGGGGGCTGAAAAAAGAGGTTTTGCAGCCCAGGAGCGTTGATGCTGAACAAAAAAAGTCAGGAGAATTTTGGATTCGGTTTGGAAGTTGGAAGGAGATTCAAAGGCTTCTAGGTATTAAAACGTGTTCCTGGAAGTTTCGTGGACGTTCCCCAATCAAGATTGAAGCTTGCCGTGCCCGGAATCGCATCCTCCAAGCCACGGTTCTTTCCACGTTTGTTTCAGTTTCGTTTTCTTATATTCACTCACGGTTAACACGTTTTGATTtcatattctgattcataatgaTGCATGGAATGTTGCTGGTatctttaatttgattttcggCTCATGTACAGCAAaatgccattgttaggttttcatgtgccattgttaggttttcatGTTCTTCAAATTGGGGCTACCGATTAGAGGAAATTTTAGGCCAAATCGACGGGACTAGCATGTTCATAGGATTATATATACTTGTTCTGGACTAATTTTGTGCGTTTATTGGTGTCGAGTCACGATATTGGAGGAGGAAGACATGTAGCCACGCAGGAGAAACCGTTGCTGTAGGTCTGCAACTATTTTATCTCGACGAAGAAGAAGGAGCGTGGGTGCTAGGCGCGAAATTGTTGCCAATTTAAATGTTCGTTTTTTATTATATTGTGTTTGTCTCATCATAATTACAACTAAATATTCCAGCCCTGTTGGCAAGAGATATACATGCGTGACGTTCAAGACGCGGGTTCGAGTCCCAGCGTCTCCCTTTATTTTTACatgattttctacataaacaaacTGTGTGATCTAATGTTGCACATCAACGTACGCCTGCCATACACCTTCAATTCATCACCATCTGATCTTCACGCAGTAAGATCAAACGCCCAAGGAATGATGGCACACCATAGGCACTCATCAATGCACCACATGGGATGACACGCCCAggttttcttaattttttattttttttattttgtttttttatttattttattttattttgttttatttatttatttattcttatattattTGCATAATGGTATAATTAGATCaatatgtttttatatataatttgattATTGGATATTAATCATATAATTAGGGTTATAATTAGGACTTAGAATTATTTCCCCGATTATTTTTCTGACTAttcgatttatttattttaatcaacattaATTATAAAAAGGACGAAAAACCTAGAATGATcaaggcattagggtttgcccaatcccattggccatttggccaaaaggttagagtttaatttattattcgtttcgattaaatttattggtcgcgatgggtaataataaattatttaattctttaattaaatataaattaaaataacatttatttggctaaagggtttcaaccattgttattggttgcgatgattagccaaTTTTCCCATTtgaattcattattatttttaatcgaatcaatcgattacgagggataatgatacaaattaaatcattaaaatttctataaaaaatacttttattcgttattagtgataattgaatccatcaattaaaattggtaacgatgcaactactaatcttttaactatggtgatcgaatctatcaatcattgcggttaatagtacaaattaaaatcagggttgtacgcctaatcctaaaacacttcccaaatctaaaacagtcaaaacacttcaaatcaaactaaggattttcatccttattcaaaactacgataggccattcaaaaagcctctaaaaccatctcaaatcaaatttcaactctaagggcgtacaaccctttccccgaactacgttgactctgattctctctaaggagatacgtaggcacttggataaccaaggcgagtcccctgccctctaaatctcattttttcccgtttcatttcccttaattatttaaccctcgaaagcataaaccttaccttaatactcttagccataaaactgttaaccttagattcaaagtgtgtaacaccccgatatccgctgcacgcatcaaccgtgtcggccaaccgagtatgttaccggcttaatcaataatcccccctaggtccgcttatcagctgcccaggaaatattgtttttacctcccgcaggaatcgaaccatgtacctaggggttaaatacatattcatagcaattcctgctaccacttgaccatatggtcaagtggtagcaggaattgctatgaatatgtatttaacccctaggtacagggttcgattcctgcgggaggcaaaaacaatatttcctaggcagccgataagcggacctaggggggattattgattaagccggtaacatgctcggttggccgacacggttgatgcgtgcagcggatatcggggtgttatatggtcaagtggtagcaggaattgctatgaatatgtatttaacccctaggtacatggttcgattcctacgggaggcaaaaacaatatttcctaggcagccgataagcggacctaggggggattattgattaagccggtaacatgctcggttggccgacacagttgatgcgtgcagcggatatcggggtgttacacaaagccataggaaagggttgagggtgcctaacaccttccctcgacctgaatatagtatcttaccctgatctcttaactgcgtaggtttcctattcgccttggtagaataggtggcgactctaaaagtcttaatttttagggcaggttgctacacttggTGTGCGGTGGGTGACTATAACAACGTGGCCAAGGCTCAAGATAGAGTAGGAGGAAAAATGGTTATCGAATCAGAATTTGTCAATCTGCAAAGTATGGTGGATATTACAGGTTTAAGTGAGATGGATAGTATTGGTGATTTTTTTCACTTGGTCGAATAATAATAGAGTTGATCTAATCTATTCCCGCATTGACAGAGTCCTAGATAATATTTCATGGTTTCAAGAGAATGTTGACGTGGTGCTGAATGTTCTTCCCTCAATGTATCAGATCATTCCTTGTTGTATTTGAGTGTTGATCATGCTAGGAAGACGCGTGAATCCTTCAAGTTcaataattatatggttgatattgAATGGTTTGAGGAAACTTTACAGAAAAGTTGGAAACAATCTACAACAGGTAGTCCAATGTGTGTGTTATGGCATAAACTGAAAAAGATTGAAACATGTGCTGAAAAAACTCAACAAGCCTGCCAATGATATCAAGAAGAACATTGTGAAAGCTAGACAAGAGCTTCATGATGCACATAACAATTTAATCCACTGTAGGTTCGACAATCAAAAGATGGATACAGTGAAAAGACTAACAAAGGATGTTATCAGATGGAACACCATGGAAGAAAAACATATGATGCAGAAAGCCAAAATTGACTGGTTGAAAATGGGTGATGCTTGAAATGGTACAAAGCTTTTCACATGCTACAGTTTTGGTAATTAATCCGATGAAGTGTAAGGTCTTTTTTGGTGGAATTGATGAAGAAACCAGAGTAGATATAAAGAGGATTACAAATTTTATAGAAGGGCAATTTCTTGTAAGGTACCTGGGGGTTCCCCTTACAAGTAAAAAGCTTACCATCACACATTATTTGCCTCTAGTTGAGAAAATTGTTAGCAGAACAAGGCCCTGGACAGAAAGACTACTCAATCATGCAGGGAGAATACAATTAGTAAAAAGTATATTTGTTGCGATATCACAATACTGGATGCTTTGTTTTCCAACTCCAAAGTTTatggtgaagaaaattgaagcagTTGCAGATCTTTTATCTGGACTGGTTGTAATAAGGTGAAGAAGAAAAGTTCGGTGGCCTGGGATACCGTTTGTAGACCAAAATGCCAAGGAGTATAGGATATTATAAATTTGACAGTCTGAAATCGGGTTACCATGATGAAATGTTTGTGGAATTTGAGCAGAAAATAGGATAATATTTGGGTTAAGTGGATAAATATGTATTACTTAAAAAGAGAGAGTATTAATGGGGTTGATAGTCGAACCCATGTTTTGACTTAAAGAGAGAAAGTTAGGATGAACTAGGAATGAAAGCAGGAATGGAGTAATCAGCTGCAGAAGGAAAAAATTTCGATGAAAATTATGTATAATTTGCTGATGGAGAAAATGATTGGGTTCCGTAGAGTTTCTGTTGAACCATAACATTGTAAGGCCCTGCGCTGTTGTGAATTTATGGTTGATGTGTCATGGTAGAATGGGAAAAAATATAGGtttaaaagatttggaatgatcaACGAAAGTCATTGTAGTTTGTGTAAGGAATCTGAGGAATCTATTACCCACCTGTTTTTTTATTGCAAAATTACAAAATCCATCTGGGAGTAGGTTTTTAAAAGGATTGAAGTCATACATGAGCCTAAAGCTTGGGATGAAGAACTCAAATGGGCTATTTGAGAAACTGAAAAGAAGGGGTGGATAACTAGTCTCCTTAAACTAGCCTTCACTGAAACTCTTATGAGGTGTGGATTTACAAAAATGATGAAGTTTCAAGAATAATGTGAATAGAAACATAGTTGATCATATCATAGAGATTATTGTATACAGGGGCTGGTATACTAATAGGCTTAGAAAGCATATAGTAACCTTGATGTTATAGGCTTGGTCTTTTGTTTGTCACATTTGCTAGCTGGATCCCAAGAGATCGCCATGtacttattttgaattttaaattaatatgttcctccttttgattaaaaaaatatactaaTGTGGCAATAAatctttattctttttttttgaagatcaataaataattattatcacTATTTATAAAGTTTAAAATTTTAACAAGATCTCTTAATAGAAGAATTacaacaaattttattttaatccatAAACTTTATTTAGGTGATCAAATGACAGAAACATCATAAAATGCTCTCAGAGCAACAATCAGaaacacaacttaaacaacattaaaaatcataaaacatAATTCAAAACAACATAATCATGCATCAagtttcttaattttaatatcaACCTCCTTCAGCTTCTTCTCAACCAGCTTATcaaaatctttcaactcttcagAAGTTAAATCATCAGAAATATTGTTGTTTTGCAAGTAACCAAACATGAGAAGATTCAACTCTTGTTCGCGATTATCATATTTCAACTTTCTTACCTGATCTCTAGCTTTGGTAATCCTCTGCATGAGGAATCTCTCTTGGTTCACATTCCTGTTTTCATCTTTCACAGATGAATTTTTGTACCTATCAATCACATTCATGGCTCCTTCTGGATTTGGCCACACCTCTGGTTGGGAATCAAAGGGACTCGAAATTATAGCACAAGCTGGAATATCGCAAAGAGTTGTGAGTTCTCTTACCTTCTTAATCAGACCTTTCTTTCTTTTATTGTAGCTTGCCTTTCTTGCTGTATCATCACAGATAAATGCAAGTTTCACCTTCCTTCTCGTCATTGTTTCAATGCAATTGCTAACAAAGTTGCAGACGATTTTTGTGTTACTTTTCAAGCGTTGTTCGCTTTTTATAGAGTGATACCTCGTACCTTTCTTGAAGATTGATATTACAATGTGTTAGAAAATACACGTCAGAAACATatcttaaaataaattatttccaTGTTTTGCaatattttaattgtatattataaaataaaatagaatttaatttatATACACGCGCTATAACAAAAATAACAgtcaaataattataatttttatattacatTGCTATCGaaaagaattatatatatatatatatatatatatatatatatatatatatatatatatatatatatatatatatatatatatatatatatatatatatatatatatattacacgaTCAAATAATCAGAATAGTTATGTTATATTGAAatcgaagaaaaaaaattatatacagaCACTATAACAAAAATtacacaatcaaataattataatTGTTATATTATATTGAAATCGACAAGAATTTAATTTACATACACGCGCTATAGATATATTAAACAGACAAATAATCATAATTGTTATATTATATTGAAATCAAAaagaatttaatttatatatacgcGCTGTAATAAAAATTATACATTATAATAGTAATTGTTATATTATATTGAAATCAAAAGAATATTAATTTATATACACGCGCTGTGACAAAAATTATATGACCAAATAATCATAATTGTTATGTTATATTGAAATCGAAAagaatttaatttatattcacGCGCTGTAACTAAAATTATATGGTCAAATAATCGTAATTGTTATATTATGAAAATTGTatgaatttaataataaattacatTGTATTGTTTATGTGAAATAATATTGTATTTAAcatcaaaattttaataatttaaatttaattttttattttaattataatatcttatgctattttttttttgtatgcaTCGTGTATCTCCGCATGTAATTTTAAAGACGGGAGTAAAATTTTTTTGGATAAATATTATATTacaaatttctttaaaaatactAAACCATAAATAATAACTATATTAGTTTGtttccattcaaactttcctttaTAACGATTacactttaattttttttgttatgtacattatttttttcttttctatattttcttatttaatattataaccaTATTTAAAGCTCtacattttcaaatattttaattgtaaaaaaaatcatCAGTCAAACtaatattatctttaatattttggatctggatttttatttttcattatcctAAATTCCTAATTacaattgtttatttatttttgttacttTAATTTAGAAAtctttattttatctatttttaattttttaaaatttcaatatttctTTATTTGATATAATATTTCCCTTAAATATAtgtttaactttttttattaggTATATTACCTCATTAGATAGAATATTTCCCTTAAATATatgtttaacttttttttattaggTATATTACCTCATATAACGTGTTTGTTTTATGGATTGAAATTACATTCCTAAAAATGTGATACAGAAAATGCAACAATGATTTTTAAATTAAGTAAATTTTGCAAAATTTCtaagaaatttaatttttaaccctACAAATGAAtaagaatattattttaaaaaataactattcCAAAAATATGATTC encodes:
- the LOC131651416 gene encoding agamous-like MADS-box protein AGL80: MTRRKVKLAFICDDTARKASYNKRKKGLIKKVRELTTLCDIPACAIISSPFDSQPEVWPNPEGAMNVIDRYKNSSVKDENRNVNQERFLMQRITKARDQVRKLKYDNREQELNLLMFGYLQNNNISDDLTSEELKDFDKLVEKKLKEVDIKIKKLDA